In the genome of Granulibacter bethesdensis CGDNIH1, one region contains:
- a CDS encoding NAD-dependent epimerase/dehydratase family protein gives MNTTRTIIVTGAAGLVGQNLIQRLVDRQAGRIIAIDKHPSNTALLRKLHPGIEVIEADLSEDGPWQDAFSGADALVLNHAQIGALTEEPFIANNITATEKVIAAARKAGIGNVVHISSSVVNSAARDFYTESKKAQEKLVVESGLPVTILRPTLMFGWFDRKHLGWLARFMKKVPVFPIPGNGRYLRQPLFVGDFCDIISACLEKPHHGSAFNITGRERIDYIDLMRAVKTATGAKARIVTIPYGLFWLLLKIYALVNSNPPFTASQLKALVTPDIFEVIDWPGIFGVQPTKLSKALEVTFRDPTYAQIALEF, from the coding sequence TTGAATACGACACGGACGATTATCGTCACCGGCGCTGCTGGTCTGGTGGGACAAAATCTGATTCAGCGTCTGGTGGACCGCCAGGCTGGCCGGATCATTGCTATCGACAAGCATCCGTCCAACACCGCGTTGCTGCGTAAGCTCCATCCCGGGATCGAGGTCATTGAGGCTGATCTTTCAGAAGATGGCCCTTGGCAGGATGCTTTTTCCGGGGCTGATGCGCTGGTGCTGAATCACGCGCAGATCGGTGCGCTGACGGAGGAGCCTTTTATCGCCAATAATATTACGGCGACAGAGAAGGTTATTGCTGCCGCCAGAAAAGCGGGTATCGGCAATGTCGTGCATATTTCCTCGTCGGTCGTGAATTCGGCGGCACGGGATTTTTACACGGAATCGAAAAAAGCGCAGGAAAAGCTGGTCGTCGAAAGTGGCCTGCCCGTCACCATTTTGCGCCCGACATTGATGTTCGGCTGGTTCGACCGGAAGCATCTGGGCTGGCTGGCCCGGTTCATGAAAAAGGTGCCGGTTTTCCCGATTCCGGGGAATGGACGCTATCTGCGCCAGCCGCTGTTTGTCGGTGATTTTTGTGACATTATCAGTGCCTGTCTTGAGAAACCGCATCACGGCTCTGCCTTCAACATCACCGGGCGGGAGCGTATCGACTATATCGACCTGATGCGGGCCGTTAAAACCGCCACGGGTGCAAAAGCGCGGATTGTGACCATTCCTTATGGTCTGTTCTGGCTGTTGCTCAAGATCTATGCGCTGGTGAACAGCAATCCGCCTTTTACCGCCAGTCAGTTGAAAGCTCTGGTGACGCCGGATATTTTTGAAGTCATCGACTGGCCCGGTATTTTTGGTGTTCAGCCCACGAAGCTGAGCAAGGCGCTGGAAGTGACTTTCCGTGACCCGACCTATGCGCAGATTGCTCTGGAGTTCTGA
- a CDS encoding SDR family NAD(P)-dependent oxidoreductase, with the protein MRAPKRVLILGATSAMAQEAARLWAAQGARIGLLARDEGRLAVIADDLATRGASEIVTVACDCAKADSVAVLDDIAARFGGLDIVLLAYGVLGDQTMLEQNPNALADLLQVNFVSAALWCQAASNLLEKQTFGSLVVIGSVAGDRGRQSNYVYGAAKAGLGVLVQGIAHRLARSGARAVLIKPGFVDTPMTAGFSKGPLWASAEQLGKIIVGAAENGKAIVYAPGFWRLIMLVIRSVPARIFHKTRL; encoded by the coding sequence GCCATGGCACAGGAGGCGGCGCGTCTCTGGGCAGCGCAGGGCGCACGGATCGGGCTGCTTGCTCGTGATGAGGGGCGGCTCGCCGTGATTGCCGATGATCTGGCCACACGGGGAGCCTCCGAAATCGTGACGGTTGCCTGTGACTGCGCGAAGGCGGATTCTGTTGCTGTGCTTGATGATATTGCAGCCCGGTTTGGGGGGCTGGATATCGTGCTGCTCGCTTATGGAGTGCTCGGCGATCAGACAATGCTGGAGCAGAACCCGAATGCTTTGGCCGATCTGCTGCAGGTGAATTTCGTCAGTGCTGCTTTATGGTGTCAGGCAGCGTCCAATCTGCTTGAGAAACAGACATTCGGCAGTCTGGTTGTAATCGGCTCGGTGGCGGGGGATCGGGGGCGGCAGTCGAACTATGTGTATGGTGCAGCGAAAGCAGGACTTGGTGTGTTGGTACAGGGTATTGCCCATCGGCTTGCCCGCAGTGGTGCCCGCGCTGTTCTCATCAAGCCGGGTTTTGTCGACACGCCCATGACGGCAGGCTTTTCCAAAGGACCGCTTTGGGCCAGTGCAGAGCAGCTTGGAAAGATCATTGTGGGCGCTGCAGAAAACGGTAAGGCCATTGTTTATGCACCGGGATTCTGGCGTTTGATCATGTTGGTGATCCGTTCAGTGCCTGCCCGTATTTTCCACAAGACCCGCCTGTAA